In the genome of Flavobacterium panacagri, one region contains:
- the ybeY gene encoding rRNA maturation RNase YbeY: MINFNYETDFTLGDEQVFSDWLSAVIVSENKNEGEINYIFCDDEYLHKINVEYLDHDTLTDIISFDYSVGNELNGDIFVSVERVADNAKDFNVSFAEELKRVLSHGILHYCGYKDKTDEDAQLMRAKEEEKMKMFHVEQ; the protein is encoded by the coding sequence ATGATAAATTTTAATTACGAAACAGATTTTACTTTAGGAGACGAGCAGGTTTTTAGTGACTGGCTTAGTGCTGTAATTGTTTCTGAAAACAAGAATGAAGGTGAAATCAATTATATATTTTGTGATGATGAGTATCTTCATAAAATCAATGTAGAATATTTAGATCACGACACTTTAACTGATATAATTAGTTTTGATTATTCAGTTGGTAACGAGTTAAATGGAGATATTTTTGTTTCTGTAGAGCGAGTTGCAGACAATGCAAAAGACTTCAATGTTTCATTTGCTGAAGAACTTAAGAGAGTGTTATCTCATGGTATACTACATTACTGTGGATATAAAGATAAGACCGATGAAGATGCTCAATTAATGAGAGCTAAGGAAGAAGAGAAGATGAAGATGTTTCACGTGGAACAGTAA
- a CDS encoding DUF4175 family protein, with protein sequence MKTSSAIYQKLEAFIKKYYTNELIKGVLLFTGFGLLYFLFTLFVEYFLWLKPLGRTFLFWLFIGVEVFLLVRLILFPLFKLFKLQKGIDYTQASKIIGSHFTEVSDKLTNFLQLSSENNNESSELVLASIEQKANSLQPIPFGNAINFKANKKYLPLALVPILLFAVFYISGNSNIISQSLNRVVHFNAAFLPPAPFKFVVLNSNLQAEQNKDFVIKMESVGNVVPENVMIHIGNESYFMESPQAGKFEFKIEKPSENIQFSFEGNSVVSEEYELKVITVPSIANFEMVLNFPSYLKKKSETIQGTGNAIVPEGTTVTWKMNTKSTQEVVWKRDNEVFKFNKEENEFKLAKNISQNTEYQILTSNDKVKNYEKLDYQLSVIKDQFPTINVGPAPDSLKLDKNYILGRLGDDYGLSKLQIVYYERNKPQSAKRGNIPVKAGVFDQFVFNFPSNLPVEEGVSYEYYFEVFDNDAPHGFKSTKSSTFSDRVATTDEIQDQELQQQNQNINSLSKSLKNQTKQISEMDKLQNTGKEKDNLEFKDQQKINDFIKRQKQQDEMMKQFSEKMNQNLDKFKDDKKDKTADDLQKRLDNAQKDLEKNQKLLDELKNLNDKLNSEELFDKMEKFKQISKNQSRNLEQLVELTKRFYVSKKAEQVAEKLNKLSEQQEQLSNKEKENTKEKQDEINKSFDKIQEDLKDLKEENKTLKKPLDIPSDASKEKEVDNDLNKASEELSKKNTSGAKPKQKSAAKKMKSMAQEMQSEMEGGEQEQLEEDVAMLRQILDNLLAYSLSQEDVMKQFKAMKLGSSAFTKNIKIQQNLKQQFRHVDDSLFALSLRNPKVAEEVTKEIGNVQYNMDKAIETLTDVQIPRGVSHQQYAVSSANKLADFLSDLLNNMQMSMSKPGMGKPKPGDGQGMQLPDIIQKQKGLADKMKEGMKPGQQPGDKAGDGKDGKSGQGQNGQGKDGQGKEGQGNKSGDKGSSGKDGKNGKGEKNGNEGEDGEGDAEAIMEIYKEQVKLREALQKELAKKGLDSQGKSVIDQMKQSEKQILNKGFKNENLQRILNIQQELWKLNNAVQQQGQDTQRQSETNKAEFTNRSNALPSSLLEYLNSVEILNRQSLPLRSNFNQKVQEYFNTK encoded by the coding sequence TTGAAAACATCATCTGCAATATATCAAAAGTTAGAGGCTTTCATTAAGAAATATTATACCAACGAATTGATAAAAGGCGTATTACTTTTTACCGGTTTTGGTTTATTATATTTTCTATTTACGCTTTTTGTAGAGTACTTTCTTTGGCTAAAACCTTTAGGAAGAACTTTTCTGTTTTGGTTATTTATTGGAGTTGAAGTTTTCCTTTTAGTCCGTTTAATTCTTTTCCCATTATTTAAGTTATTCAAACTTCAAAAAGGAATTGATTATACTCAGGCTTCAAAAATTATTGGAAGTCATTTCACAGAAGTAAGCGATAAGTTGACTAACTTTTTGCAATTGTCTTCTGAAAATAATAATGAAAGTTCAGAATTGGTTTTGGCTTCGATAGAACAAAAAGCAAATTCTTTGCAGCCAATTCCTTTTGGAAATGCCATCAATTTTAAAGCTAACAAAAAATATCTGCCATTAGCTTTAGTTCCAATTTTACTTTTTGCTGTGTTTTATATTTCTGGAAATAGTAATATTATTTCTCAGAGTTTGAATAGAGTAGTGCATTTCAATGCTGCATTTTTACCACCAGCTCCTTTCAAGTTTGTGGTTTTAAATTCGAATTTGCAGGCAGAACAGAACAAAGATTTTGTGATCAAAATGGAATCTGTTGGAAACGTTGTTCCTGAAAATGTGATGATTCATATTGGTAATGAAAGCTATTTTATGGAATCTCCTCAAGCCGGAAAGTTTGAATTTAAAATTGAAAAACCTTCCGAAAATATTCAATTTTCTTTTGAAGGAAATTCAGTTGTTTCAGAAGAATATGAATTAAAAGTAATCACTGTTCCATCAATTGCTAACTTCGAAATGGTTTTGAATTTCCCTTCTTATCTAAAGAAAAAATCAGAAACAATTCAGGGAACTGGAAATGCAATTGTACCAGAAGGAACGACTGTAACCTGGAAAATGAATACCAAATCTACACAAGAAGTGGTGTGGAAAAGAGATAATGAAGTATTTAAGTTCAATAAGGAAGAAAATGAGTTTAAATTAGCTAAAAATATAAGTCAAAATACCGAATATCAAATACTTACGTCTAATGATAAGGTGAAAAACTATGAAAAACTAGATTATCAGCTGTCTGTGATTAAAGATCAGTTTCCAACGATCAATGTTGGTCCTGCACCTGATAGTTTGAAGTTGGATAAGAACTATATTCTTGGAAGATTGGGTGATGATTACGGGCTTTCGAAATTACAAATTGTATACTATGAACGTAACAAACCACAATCTGCTAAGCGTGGAAACATTCCTGTGAAGGCTGGAGTATTCGATCAGTTTGTTTTTAATTTTCCAAGTAACCTTCCAGTAGAAGAAGGTGTTTCATACGAATACTATTTTGAAGTTTTTGATAACGATGCGCCACACGGATTTAAGAGCACAAAGTCTTCTACATTTTCAGATCGTGTAGCTACGACAGATGAAATTCAGGATCAGGAATTACAACAACAAAATCAAAACATCAATAGTTTATCTAAGTCTTTGAAGAACCAAACGAAGCAGATTTCAGAAATGGATAAACTTCAGAATACAGGAAAAGAAAAGGATAATTTAGAGTTTAAAGATCAGCAGAAGATCAATGATTTTATCAAACGTCAGAAACAACAAGACGAAATGATGAAACAATTCTCTGAGAAAATGAATCAGAATTTAGACAAATTCAAAGATGATAAGAAGGATAAAACTGCTGATGATTTACAAAAGCGTTTAGATAATGCACAGAAAGATTTAGAAAAGAATCAGAAATTATTAGATGAATTGAAGAACCTGAATGATAAATTAAACAGTGAGGAACTGTTTGATAAGATGGAAAAGTTCAAACAAATCAGTAAAAATCAATCTCGTAATTTAGAACAATTGGTTGAGTTGACCAAGCGTTTTTATGTTTCTAAGAAAGCAGAACAGGTTGCAGAGAAACTAAATAAACTGTCAGAACAACAGGAACAGTTATCAAATAAAGAAAAAGAAAACACTAAAGAGAAGCAGGATGAAATCAATAAATCTTTTGATAAGATTCAAGAAGATTTAAAAGACTTGAAAGAGGAAAACAAGACTTTAAAGAAGCCTTTAGACATTCCATCTGATGCTTCAAAAGAGAAAGAAGTAGATAATGATTTGAATAAAGCTTCTGAAGAATTGAGTAAAAAGAATACTTCTGGAGCTAAACCAAAACAGAAAAGTGCTGCAAAGAAAATGAAGTCTATGGCTCAGGAAATGCAGAGTGAAATGGAAGGTGGAGAACAAGAGCAATTAGAAGAAGATGTAGCAATGCTTCGTCAGATTCTAGATAATCTTTTGGCTTATTCATTGTCACAAGAAGATGTGATGAAACAGTTCAAAGCAATGAAATTAGGTTCTTCTGCATTCACAAAAAACATCAAGATTCAGCAGAATTTGAAACAGCAGTTCCGACATGTTGATGATAGTTTGTTTGCACTTTCATTGCGTAATCCAAAAGTAGCTGAAGAAGTAACCAAAGAAATTGGAAATGTGCAATACAATATGGACAAGGCTATAGAAACTTTAACCGATGTTCAAATTCCAAGAGGAGTTTCACACCAACAATATGCAGTTTCATCTGCTAATAAGTTAGCCGATTTTTTAAGTGATTTATTAAACAATATGCAGATGTCTATGTCTAAACCAGGCATGGGAAAACCTAAACCGGGTGACGGGCAGGGAATGCAATTGCCAGATATTATTCAGAAACAAAAAGGTCTTGCTGATAAAATGAAAGAAGGAATGAAACCAGGTCAGCAACCCGGAGATAAAGCTGGTGATGGCAAAGATGGAAAGTCTGGACAAGGACAAAATGGTCAAGGTAAAGATGGTCAGGGTAAGGAAGGACAAGGTAACAAAAGTGGAGATAAAGGTTCTTCGGGTAAAGATGGAAAGAATGGAAAAGGAGAGAAGAACGGTAATGAAGGAGAAGATGGAGAAGGCGATGCAGAAGCAATAATGGAAATTTATAAAGAGCAAGTTAAGCTTCGTGAAGCACTACAAAAAGAGTTAGCAAAGAAAGGTTTAGACTCTCAAGGGAAATCTGTTATTGACCAAATGAAACAATCTGAGAAGCAGATTTTGAATAAAGGTTTTAAGAATGAGAACTTGCAGCGTATCTTAAATATTCAGCAAGAATTATGGAAATTAAACAATGCAGTACAGCAACAAGGTCAAGATACGCAAAGACAATCTGAAACAAATAAGGCTGAATTTACGAATCGATCCAATGCTTTACCAAGTTCGTTGTTGGAATATTTAAACAGTGTGGAGATATTAAACAGACAATCACTACCTTTGCGCTCGAATTTTAATCAAAAAGTTCAAGAATACTTTAATACAAAATGA
- the gltX gene encoding glutamate--tRNA ligase, with product MSKQVRVRFAPSPTGPLHIGGVRTALFNYLFAKKHNGVFYLRIEDTDQTRFVPGAEAYIMEALEWLGIAPEETVGKNEKFGPYRQSERKDLYQQYADQLINSGWAYYAFDTPESLDTLRKEHEAEGKTFIYNHHNREKLDTSLVISADEVAKRIANGENYVIRFKTPVDETLHLKDIIRGDVKFETNLLDDKILFKSDGMPTYHLANIVDDHLMETSHVIRGEEWLPSMPLHVLLYKAFGWEAPEFAHLPLILKPVGNGKLSKRDGDKMGFPVFPLEWKTKEGVSSGYRENGFFPEAVVNFLALLGWNDGTEKELFSLEELAEAFDLNRVHKAGAKFDPEKNKWFNHQYLVKQNDADLAKTFSPILEEKGFSTPIEVTTRIVSLIKERANFVSEFWELTDFFFQAPTAYDEKASKNWKEETPALMKELISVLENIEDFTSANIETFVKDWLTKNEIGMGKVMQPFRLSLVGALKGPHLFDIVEIIGKEETISRIHKAIETL from the coding sequence ATGTCAAAGCAAGTTCGTGTGCGTTTTGCACCAAGTCCAACTGGACCATTACATATTGGCGGAGTTCGTACTGCCCTATTTAATTATTTATTTGCAAAAAAACATAACGGTGTTTTTTATCTAAGAATTGAAGATACAGATCAGACTCGTTTTGTTCCAGGTGCAGAGGCTTACATTATGGAAGCTTTAGAATGGTTAGGAATTGCTCCTGAAGAAACAGTTGGAAAAAATGAAAAATTTGGTCCGTACAGACAAAGCGAACGCAAAGATTTATACCAGCAATATGCAGATCAACTGATCAATTCTGGTTGGGCATATTATGCTTTTGATACTCCCGAATCTTTGGATACTTTGAGAAAAGAACATGAAGCAGAAGGAAAAACATTTATTTACAATCACCACAATCGTGAAAAATTAGATACTTCTTTAGTAATTTCTGCTGATGAAGTTGCTAAAAGAATTGCAAATGGAGAAAATTATGTAATCCGTTTTAAAACTCCAGTTGATGAAACTTTACATTTAAAAGATATCATTCGTGGCGATGTGAAGTTTGAAACTAATCTTTTGGATGATAAAATTCTTTTCAAAAGTGACGGAATGCCAACGTATCATTTAGCTAATATTGTGGATGATCATTTGATGGAAACATCACATGTAATTCGTGGAGAAGAATGGTTGCCATCTATGCCTCTTCACGTTTTATTATACAAAGCATTTGGTTGGGAAGCTCCAGAATTTGCACACTTACCTTTGATTTTGAAACCAGTTGGAAATGGTAAATTATCAAAAAGAGATGGAGACAAAATGGGATTCCCAGTATTTCCTTTAGAATGGAAAACTAAAGAAGGTGTTTCATCTGGTTATAGAGAGAATGGATTTTTCCCAGAAGCAGTTGTAAACTTCCTTGCTTTACTAGGATGGAATGATGGAACTGAAAAAGAATTATTTTCTTTAGAAGAATTAGCAGAAGCTTTTGACTTGAATAGAGTTCACAAAGCTGGAGCTAAATTTGATCCAGAGAAAAACAAATGGTTCAACCACCAATATTTAGTAAAACAAAATGATGCTGATTTAGCCAAAACCTTCTCTCCTATTTTAGAAGAAAAAGGCTTCTCTACTCCTATCGAAGTAACAACTCGCATTGTATCACTTATCAAAGAAAGAGCTAATTTCGTATCTGAATTTTGGGAACTTACTGATTTCTTTTTCCAAGCTCCAACAGCTTACGATGAAAAAGCAAGTAAAAATTGGAAAGAAGAAACTCCAGCATTAATGAAGGAATTGATTTCTGTTTTAGAAAATATTGAAGATTTTACTTCTGCAAATATTGAGACATTTGTAAAGGATTGGTTAACTAAAAACGAAATCGGAATGGGTAAAGTAATGCAACCTTTCCGTTTAAGTTTGGTTGGAGCTTTAAAAGGGCCTCACCTATTTGACATTGTTGAAATCATTGGAAAAGAAGAAACTATCTCTAGAATCCACAAAGCAATTGAAACATTGTAA